Proteins from one Ananas comosus cultivar F153 linkage group 5, ASM154086v1, whole genome shotgun sequence genomic window:
- the LOC109710790 gene encoding protein HEADING DATE 3A-like has product MTTDSLALDHVLGDVVEPFRRTVSLRIFYSNRTMVNGMDLRPSAVAIKPRVEIGGAGFRVSYTLVMVDPDAPNPSSPTLREYLHWMVTDIPATTDASFGREIVRYESPQPAMGIHRLAFVLYQQRSRQMAFVPLMRENFCTSNFAHQHNLGSPVAAAYFNCQRESGSGGRRFRQAK; this is encoded by the exons ATGACCACTGATTCTTTGGCTTTAGACCATGTTCTAGGGGACGTAGTGGAGCCATTTCGTAGGACGGTTTCTCTTAGGATCTTCTACAGTAACAGGACAATGGTTAATGGCATGGACCTTCGACCGTCGGCCGTCGCGatcaaacctagggttgagATCGGCGGCGCCGGCTTCCGAGTGTCTTACACACTA GTGATGGTGGATCCTGATGCCCCGAACCCCAGCAGTCCCACACTGAGGGAGTACTTGCACTG GATGGTGACTGATATTCCCGCAACAACAGATGCAAGCTTTG GCCGGGAGATTGTGCGCTACGAGAGCCCACAGCCGGCGATGGGGATCCACAGGCTCGCATTCGTGCTCTACCAGCAGCGCAGTCGCCAGATGGCTTTCGTCCCTCTGATGCGCGAAAACTTCTGCACGAGCAACTTCGCACACCAGCATAACTTGGGCTCGCCTGTCGCGGCTGCGTACTTCAACTGCCAGAGGGAGTCGGGCTCCGGCGGTAGGAGGTTTCGGCAAGCGAAGTAA
- the LOC109710246 gene encoding ubiquinone biosynthesis O-methyltransferase, mitochondrial-like translates to LLSXARPLEGLKIIDVGCGGGILSEPLARLGAAVTGIDAVEKNIKIAHIHAASDPLTASIEYCCTTAEDLVRLNKQFDATIALEVIEHVADPSDFCRSLGALTAPGGATVISTINRTLRAYATAIVTAEHILNWLPKGTHEWSKFLTPEELVMILRRASFSVEEMAGFFYNPLTGEWSLSDDISVNYIAFGVKQAS, encoded by the exons ttACTCTCCCNAGCTAGGCCGCTTGAAGGATTAAAAATTATCGATGTAGGATGTGGTGGTGGCATTCTTTCAGAG CCGCTAGCTCGGTTGGGAGCTGCTGTTACAGGCATTGATGCTGTGGAAAAGAACATTAAGATTGCTCACATTCATGCT GCATCAGATCCCCTGACTGCATCTATTGAATATTGTTGCACTACAGCTG AGGATTTAGTCAGACTGAATAAGCAATTTGATGCAACAATTGCTCTTGAG GTGATTGAGCATGTTGCAGACCCCTCAGATTTTTGCAGGTCACTTGGAGCCTTAACAGCTCCTGGTGGTGCCACTGTGATCTCTACCATCAATCGCACATTGCGAGCATATGCTACTGCCATAGTTACTGCCGAGCACATTCTTAATTGG CTCCCAAAGGGAACGCACGAGTGGTCCAAATTTCTCACTCCAGAGGAATTAGTCATGATATTGCGGAGAGCTTCATTCTCT GTAGAGGAAATGGCGGGGTTCTTTTACAACCCATTGACCGGAGAATGGTCTCTCTCCGACGACATCAGCGTCAATTACATTGCTTTCGGCGTCAAGCAGGCCTCCTAG
- the LOC109710922 gene encoding transcription elongation factor 1 homolog has product MGKRKSRAKPPPKKRMDKLDTVFCCPFCNHGSSVECRIDMKNLIGEAACRICQESFSTTVTALTEPIDIYSEWIDECERVNNLDEDTA; this is encoded by the exons ATGGGAAAGAGGAAGTCGAGGGCGAAGCCGCCGCCTAAGAAACGAATGGACAAGCTCGATACGGTCTTTTGCTGCCCGTTCTGCAACCACGGGAGTAGCGTCGAGTGTCGCAT TGATATGAAGAATCTGATCGGCGAGGCCGCATGCAGAATCTGTCAGGAAAGCTTCAGCACCACTGTTACTG CACTTACCGAGCCTATTGACAT ATACAGCGAATGGATAGATGAATGTGAACGTGTTAACAACCTTGATGAAGACACTGCCTAA